A region of the Candidatus Methylomirabilis sp. genome:
GATAGTTGGAGCAATCAGAAAGTGCAGGCTGGTTGAAGGTGGATTCACAGAGACCCGTTCCAAAACCCTGGGGCGCCAGCCACTCGCTCAGTGTCATCAGCACCGGGGGTTGTGTAGGCAGCGAAGACGATCCAAAAGCAGATGGTTTTGGGACGTCAACGACCGCAGGGAGGAGGCAGGGCACCCCCGCAATGCCCCTTTTCTGGCGCGGACCTATGGCTAAGGGCGGCTGTCGGTGAGAAATGCGTTCTGGCTCGCCGCTTCCGGGTGCGGGGCGCGTTCAGCTTGGCGACGGGCAGCGAGAAGTCTCACAAGAGCTGTGAGCGTACTTCTGACGGGGTTGCCCGGGGGAGCAGGTGGCAGATCAGCTTCGTGGGGCTGATGACCGAATGCATTGAGAGGGACGATCAATGGCAGCGCTTGATGTTGTCTATGAAGCGGCCGTGCACTGGACTGGGTTCGCCCCATCCTTGGGGTGCTCCAGGCGAAGCCTTCCCTTGCTGACCAATGCGAACGGGGGCCCGGCCACCCGAACTTTCGGTTGCCTCGCCTCCGGGCTGCCCGTATAGTTCCGGCGATGCCAGCCCAGGGTCCGTCGCAGGGAGCATCGCCGCGGGCGGTCCCGCCTCCGGGCGGGGAGGAGGCGGCCTCTTAATGTCCGGCGTGCGCTTCATCCTCCTCGGGACCGGCTTCTTCGGGCGGAAGTGGCTGGAGACTCTGAAGGCCCACCCCGACTGCGCTCTCGCGGCGGTGGTCTCCCGCACCCCCGAGCGGGCGGCCGCCACGGCCGCGGAGCTCGGCCTGTCCGCACCCGCCTTCGCCAGCCTGGAGGAGGCCTGCCGGCGCGTGGCGGCGGACGCGGCCCTCGTGACGCTCCCTCAGGCGCTGCACCGGGACGCCATCGTCCGCGCGCTCAGCCACGGCCTGCACGTCCTCACCGAGAAGCCGCTGGCCCTGGACATGACCGAGGGCTCGGCCATCCTGGAGGCCGCCCGCGCGCGCCGCGATCGGTGGGTGATGGTCAACCAGAACTTCCGCTGGCGGGCGCCCGTTCAGGCCCTCCGGCAGGCCCTCCTGGCCGGGGCGATCGGGCGGCCCCAGGCCATCCTCCACGAGTGCGCCATGGACAACCGCCGGGCCACGGTCGGCGGCTGGCGGGAGGCGCTCCCCGACCCGTACCTCCAGGACATGGCCATCCACCACTTCGACCTGCTCCGCTACCTCACCGGCCTCGAGGCCGAGGAGGTGTTCATTCGAGCCTTCCGGCCTTCCTGGACCTGGTTCGCCGGCCGGCCGGCCGCCGCGGGCTTTCTCCGGTTCGGCGATGCCGCCGTTTCGTACAGCGGCACCTTCGCGGCTCGCGGCCGGGAGACCCTCCCTGAGGGGGTCATCACCCTCACGGGGGAGGGCGGGACGCTCCGGCTCGATGAGCGCGGGGAGGTGACCCTGTACCGGGAGGGCCGAGCGACCCCCCTCCCGCGCCCGGCCCTTCCGCGGGAGGACCTCGCGGCCACCCTGGACCAGTTCGTCGCCGCCGTCCGGGGCCGGACCCAACCCGAGACCCGCCTCGAAGACAATCTGAAGTCGTTCGCCATCGTCTGTGCCGCCCTCGAGTCGAGTCAAACCGGTCGGCCGGTGGCGGTCCCTCCCCTCCTGACCTCGCTCTCGTTGTGAGCGCGCGCCGCCGGGGCCGCTTCCATTCCGGAGCGCCGCAGAAGCCCGGCGTCAGGAATTGTCATTCGACCCCCACCGAAAGCCTCTAGCCCGCCTCGGCCTCTACCCCCTAACCCCTCGCCAGCCCGTGAATTTCCCCCGGTTGCATCTTGGCACGCCGCTTGCTCGTCCGAATAGGCGAAGGCTGTGACCCGTCTCACCCTGGCAGGAAAGGGGGCAGGTCCCTGGACGGGACAGGAGGGGCCGTGGAGGCCATGGCGGACATCGAGAGGACGGCGCTCGACACCCTCACCCTGCGCATCGGGCAGCTCCGGGAGGAGGTCCACCGGCTGGCGAAAGAGCTCGACGCACTCCTGGTCTGGGAGCGCTACTGTCCGATGTGCGGCCGGGGGCTGCGGCGGGAGAGTGTCAGCGAGGTGACCCGGTGCACCTGCGGGTGGGTCTGGGAGTAAGGTCGCCGATGTACGAGATCCGCTGCATCTTCTGTAAACGGATCCACCGCTCGGAGTTCTTCGACGAGATCGAGGAGGAGATCCTGGGCTGCCGGGACCGGGCCCCGGAGTGGCAGAAGGGCCGCCTCGACACCTACGAGGATCCGCACCTGAAGCCGATCAGCCCGGAATCCACCGCCTACGCCGAGGGCTACGTCTAGTGCCGGGCCAACTGACGTCGCCTCACGTCGTTCTCGGTCGTCGGCGGTCCTCAACGTACATACTGCGTACGCCTCCGGCCGCCTCCTCCCTCGGGCCTCGTGATGCTCGTCATTTGGCCCGGCACGCCTGTCGTGGTCTGAGCATTAGCCCCAATTCGTTGCAGTCGCACTAGCCCGCCTTCGTTACCCCAGCAGATCCAGCATCTCCGCCGCCGGGACCGCGATCCCGGTCAGGATCGGGGTGTCCCGCAACGTGTAGCGGCTGGCCTCCGTCTCCCGGAGCTCCATCACCAGGTCCAGGAAATCGGCCGGGACATCGGACTCGAAGGCGACGATGAACTCCTGATCGTCCAGGCCGAAGGAGTAGGTGGTGTTCAGCTTCACGGTCGGGTACCGATGCCCGACGGTGATGTGCTCGTCCATCATCCCCTGGCGGGCCGAGCGGGACAGGCGGTACCAGTCGCGGGTCTTCACGAAGGGGTAGACGAAGAGGTACCTGGCCTCCCCGGGCTTGACCGCCAGGCGGACCCCCTCCTGCCCCTCGTGGACGTGCTTGTCCACGTACAGGGAGCGCTTGGTCATCCCCAGGTAGGAGTGGGAAACGGCCAGGTACTTCCCCAGCCCGGTCTTCAGGAACCGCGCCTGGAGCTCCTGGAACGCCTCCAGGCGATCGCTGATCGTCCAGAGGAGGAAGTCGCAGTCCCCCCGGGTGCCCAGGCAGGAGTAGCTCCGGATCGTGACGGTCGCCCGGGACTCCTCCAGCGCGGCCAGGAATTCCTTCCGGGTCGCGTCCCGCTCCTCCTGCGGGAGGCGCCGCCAGGTCGGATCCACCCGGTAGGCCGCGTAGCGCACGTACTGGCGCTTCTGCCGCTCCTTCGGTTCCTTCTCCGCCATCGCTCTGCCCTCGCTCCCGCCGTCCCCGCCCCGGGTCGCGCTACTGCCCCCGGAAGCGGGGCGGCCGCTTCTCCAGGAACGCCTGCATCCCCTCCGCCCGGTCGTCCGTCGTGAAGAGGAACGCCTGGGCCATCTTCTCGAAGGCCAGGCCGGGGGCCATCCCGTCCGCCATCCCCACGGTGATGGCCGCCTTGGCCAGCCGGACCGCGAGCGGCCCCTTGCTCAGGATGAGGCGGGCCAGCTCCCGGGATCGCGGCAGGAGCTCCGTGTGGGGGACCACCTGGTTGACGAGCCCGATGCCCCTGGCCTCGGCGGCGTCAATGATCGCGCCGGTGAAGATGAGTTCCTTCGCCTTCCCGACGCCGACCAGGCGGGCCAGCCGCTGGGTCCCCCCGGCCCCCGGGAGGATCCCCAGGTTCACCTCCGGCTGCCCGAAGCGGGCCCGCTCGCTGGCGATCCGGAGGTCACACGCGAGGGCCAGCTCGCAGCCGCCCCCCAGGGCGAATCCGTTCACGGCGGCGATGGTCGGCTGGGGCAGGTGCTCCAGGGTCCAGAACGTCTCGGCCAGGCCGTGGGCCAGCCGGTGCTGGGGGCCCTTCGCCGCGAGGGCCCGGATGTCGGCCCCGCTCACGAAGGCCCGGTCCCCCGCGCCCGTGACGATCACCGCGCCGACCGCGGGGTCCTGCTCGATGGCGGCGAGCGTCTCGTTCAGGCGAGTCCTGACCGCGTCGTCGAGGGCGTTCAGGACGTCGGGACGATTGATGGTGAGGGTGGCGATGCCCTCATCCACCTCCACCAGGAGGACATCGGCAGCCATGGGACCCTCCGGGGGCGGGGCAGCGGCGACGCCATTCTAAGGGCGGATCCCCGCGTTTTCAATCAAAAAGCCTGCGCACCGGCGCCGGCCGCCCCTGGCGCGTTTCTTGCTGCCCGGGGTCCCCGGAGGAGTATGCGTGGCGCATTTCCTAGCACGGACGGGCTGATGGGGCAGATGGCGCGCAGGGACGGTGGGGACGCGCTCCACGCCGTGGCGGCCGAGCTGGAGCGGCTGGAGGGAGAGGTGGTCCGCTTCCTCACGACCTTCGGCCAGGCGCTGGACCAGCTCCGGGAGCAGGTCCTGCTCCTCCAGGCGAGCCCGGGCCCAGCGGGCGAGGTGAAGCGAGCGCCCGCCGCTCTCATCCCGGCGGCGGAGCCGGTGGCCCAGGCCGCCGGCGCGGCCGTCGCGCCGGAGCCGGAGCCGCGCAAGGCGGCCGCGGGTGCGCCCGTGGAGGGACCGCGGGGGCGGATCCTGATCATCGACGACGAGGCCTTCATCCTCACCGTGATTCGCGATGTGCTGCAGGCTACCGGCTTCGAGGTGCTCACGGCCAAGAACGGCCTCGAGGGGATCGAGACGGCCCGGCGGGAGCGCCCCGAGGTGATCATCCTGGACGTCATGATGTCCGGCATCGACGGCTACGAGACCTGCCGCCGGTTGAAGCGGGAGGAGGCCACCCGGGATGCCGCCGTCGTCATGCTGACGGCGCTGGAGAAGGAGCAGTTCAACACCAAAGCCTTCAAGGCTGGCGCGGGGTGGACGGTCACCAAATCCCTCGATCCGGCCAAGCTCATCAGCACCGTCGGCCTCGCCATGGACAGCCGCCGCCGGAAGGGGCCCTGAGGTCCGGCTCGCCCCTGGAG
Encoded here:
- a CDS encoding enoyl-CoA hydratase-related protein — encoded protein: MAADVLLVEVDEGIATLTINRPDVLNALDDAVRTRLNETLAAIEQDPAVGAVIVTGAGDRAFVSGADIRALAAKGPQHRLAHGLAETFWTLEHLPQPTIAAVNGFALGGGCELALACDLRIASERARFGQPEVNLGILPGAGGTQRLARLVGVGKAKELIFTGAIIDAAEARGIGLVNQVVPHTELLPRSRELARLILSKGPLAVRLAKAAITVGMADGMAPGLAFEKMAQAFLFTTDDRAEGMQAFLEKRPPRFRGQ
- a CDS encoding Gfo/Idh/MocA family oxidoreductase — its product is MSGVRFILLGTGFFGRKWLETLKAHPDCALAAVVSRTPERAAATAAELGLSAPAFASLEEACRRVAADAALVTLPQALHRDAIVRALSHGLHVLTEKPLALDMTEGSAILEAARARRDRWVMVNQNFRWRAPVQALRQALLAGAIGRPQAILHECAMDNRRATVGGWREALPDPYLQDMAIHHFDLLRYLTGLEAEEVFIRAFRPSWTWFAGRPAAAGFLRFGDAAVSYSGTFAARGRETLPEGVITLTGEGGTLRLDERGEVTLYREGRATPLPRPALPREDLAATLDQFVAAVRGRTQPETRLEDNLKSFAIVCAALESSQTGRPVAVPPLLTSLSL
- a CDS encoding chlorite dismutase family protein translates to MAEKEPKERQKRQYVRYAAYRVDPTWRRLPQEERDATRKEFLAALEESRATVTIRSYSCLGTRGDCDFLLWTISDRLEAFQELQARFLKTGLGKYLAVSHSYLGMTKRSLYVDKHVHEGQEGVRLAVKPGEARYLFVYPFVKTRDWYRLSRSARQGMMDEHITVGHRYPTVKLNTTYSFGLDDQEFIVAFESDVPADFLDLVMELRETEASRYTLRDTPILTGIAVPAAEMLDLLG
- a CDS encoding response regulator, translating into MARRDGGDALHAVAAELERLEGEVVRFLTTFGQALDQLREQVLLLQASPGPAGEVKRAPAALIPAAEPVAQAAGAAVAPEPEPRKAAAGAPVEGPRGRILIIDDEAFILTVIRDVLQATGFEVLTAKNGLEGIETARRERPEVIILDVMMSGIDGYETCRRLKREEATRDAAVVMLTALEKEQFNTKAFKAGAGWTVTKSLDPAKLISTVGLAMDSRRRKGP